A portion of the Avibacterium sp. 20-132 genome contains these proteins:
- the narQ gene encoding nitrate/nitrite two-component system sensor histidine kinase NarQ produces the protein MKIRKHSVATKIANYLLLIIIFATVISVLSLIIMLSNKSDAELINISGSLRMQSYRILYEMEHAPELVSKNLLQYRSTLHSSTLTDINHQFFMPNDIKQAYQHLIVRWKEMENYAKQMNYPSYQKEVANYVAEVNQFVEDLQHFAEKKLYLAVYCILFAMLSIVAMVSYVVWFTKKQMVKPLEKLALASTQVQIGQFNHIPLDSNNNDEIGRLALVFTQMASDLKKLYAGLEEKVNEKTQKLSQANRSLSMLYQCSQLVTTNNIDPTLLKQVLKQIKVNEHLRYIELLVYGAEHWNIQLGEKEAPLSTQQMELCVEGDKLGRLSWQAGLPCPDLRTMQNVSQMLSRSLYFHYTQRQQQQLLLMEERSIIARELHDSLAQVLAYLQIQLTLLKHNLNKDGEQNKEKSLTIIRDFEQALNDGYVQLRELLATFRLTVQEANLQLALEQVIDSLRNQTTMKMRVECSLPSHTFNAQQLVHALQIVREAALNAIKHSQGTEIEVVAHTNEDGEYELLVRDNGVGIPSLDEPAGHYGLNIMNERSAQLNAILSINNRPEGGTEVKMTLPNKL, from the coding sequence GTGAAAATAAGAAAACACTCTGTTGCCACCAAAATTGCTAATTACTTGCTACTTATTATTATTTTTGCAACGGTGATTAGTGTATTAAGTTTAATTATTATGCTAAGTAATAAATCTGATGCCGAATTAATCAATATATCCGGTTCATTACGAATGCAAAGTTATCGTATTTTATACGAAATGGAACATGCACCTGAGTTAGTGTCAAAAAATTTACTTCAATACCGTTCCACCTTACATTCCTCTACCTTAACGGATATTAACCATCAGTTTTTTATGCCCAATGATATTAAGCAGGCTTATCAACATCTGATTGTACGTTGGAAGGAAATGGAGAATTATGCCAAACAAATGAATTATCCTTCCTATCAAAAAGAAGTAGCAAACTACGTTGCTGAAGTGAACCAATTTGTTGAAGATTTACAACATTTTGCTGAGAAAAAACTTTATCTTGCAGTATATTGCATTCTTTTTGCAATGCTTTCTATTGTCGCAATGGTGTCTTATGTGGTGTGGTTTACCAAAAAACAAATGGTAAAACCGTTGGAAAAATTAGCCTTAGCAAGTACCCAAGTGCAAATTGGGCAATTCAACCACATTCCACTAGATAGTAATAATAATGATGAAATCGGACGACTTGCGTTAGTTTTTACCCAAATGGCGAGTGATTTGAAAAAGCTGTATGCAGGGCTGGAAGAAAAGGTCAATGAGAAAACACAAAAATTGAGCCAAGCTAACCGCTCTCTTTCAATGCTTTACCAATGTTCTCAATTAGTTACCACGAATAATATCGATCCTACGTTACTCAAGCAAGTCTTAAAACAAATAAAAGTCAATGAACATTTACGCTATATCGAATTACTGGTATATGGCGCAGAACATTGGAATATCCAGCTCGGTGAGAAAGAAGCCCCACTCTCGACACAACAAATGGAACTTTGTGTTGAAGGGGATAAACTTGGGCGACTATCTTGGCAAGCGGGGCTGCCTTGCCCTGATTTACGCACAATGCAAAATGTCTCACAAATGTTGAGCCGTTCACTGTATTTTCACTATACGCAACGTCAGCAACAACAGCTTTTATTAATGGAAGAGCGGTCAATTATTGCACGAGAATTACACGATTCATTGGCACAAGTGCTGGCGTATTTACAAATTCAACTCACCTTGCTAAAGCACAATCTGAACAAGGATGGCGAGCAAAATAAAGAAAAAAGCCTGACAATTATTCGTGATTTTGAACAAGCCTTAAATGATGGTTATGTTCAACTGCGCGAATTGCTTGCCACCTTCCGTTTAACGGTGCAAGAAGCAAATTTACAGCTTGCACTTGAACAAGTGATTGACTCTTTACGCAATCAAACAACAATGAAAATGCGCGTGGAATGTAGTTTGCCGTCTCACACTTTCAATGCGCAACAGCTCGTACACGCCTTGCAAATTGTCCGCGAGGCAGCATTAAATGCGATTAAACATTCTCAAGGTACAGAAATTGAAGTGGTTGCTCACACCAATGAAGACGGAGAATATGAGCTGTTGGTGCGCGATAATGGCGTGGGTATTCCTAGCCTCGATGAACCAGCTGGGCATTACGGTTTAAATATAATGAATGAACGCAGCGCCCAACTCAATGCTATACTAAGCATCAATAATCGCCCTGAAGGCGGTACAGAAGTGAAAATGACACTGCCAAATAAATTATAG
- a CDS encoding chaperone NapD produces MLNKHSTIPMDKAEDWHVCGVIVQCNPQKIEKIKTALLAVPYTEVPAEDVEKGKLVVVMQSHDQHLLLEQMEQARNIDGVITVSLVYHQQDEGNDE; encoded by the coding sequence ATGTTAAATAAACACTCGACTATCCCAATGGATAAAGCGGAAGATTGGCACGTTTGTGGCGTGATTGTTCAATGTAATCCGCAAAAAATTGAAAAAATTAAGACCGCACTTTTAGCTGTACCTTATACCGAAGTGCCTGCCGAAGATGTTGAAAAAGGCAAGTTGGTGGTGGTGATGCAATCGCACGATCAACATCTTTTGCTCGAGCAAATGGAGCAAGCGCGCAATATTGATGGCGTGATTACCGTATCTTTAGTCTATCATCAACAAGATGAAGGCAATGATGAATAA
- the napA gene encoding nitrate reductase catalytic subunit NapA has protein sequence MNLSRRDFMKTNAAVAAAAVAGLTIPVKNVEATQDNSIKWDKGVCRFCGTGCGVLIGTQNGRVVASQGDPDAEVNRGLNCIKGYFLPKIMYGKDRLTQPMLRMKDGKYDKNGDFTPVTWDTAFKTMKEKFLAAMKERGPNGVGMFTSGQSTIFEGYAKAKLWKAGFRSNNIDPNARHCMASAAVAFLRTFGIDEPMGCYNDIEEAEAFVLWGSNMAEMHPILWSRISDRRLSNPDVKVAVLSTFEHRSFELADNGMVFTPQSDLVILNYIINYLIQNDAINWDFVNKHTKFKRGETDIGYGLRDSDPRQKAAKNANSGKMYDSNFEELKALVSEYTLDKAHEMSGVPKEQLESLAQLYADPKRKIVSFWTMGFNQHTRGVWANHLIYNIHLLTGKISIPGCGPFSLTGQPSACGTAREVGTFIHRLPADMVVTKPEHRAKAEKTWKIPAGVITDKLGYHAVAQSRALKDGKMRVLWQMCTNNMQGGPNINQETFPGWRNPENFIVVSDPYPTVSALAADLMLPTAMWVEKEGAYGNAERRTQVWRQQVKAPGEAKSDLWQLVEFSKYFTTDEVWPADILDANPEFKGKTLYEVLYRNGNVDKYSNAELNDRLNDEAYDFGFYIQKGLFEEYASFGRGHGHDLADYDLYHKARGLRWPVVDGKETLWRYREGYDPYVKAGEGVAFYGQPDKRAVILAVPYEPPAEVPDEEYDLWLSTGRVLEHWHTGTMTRRVPELHRSFPNNVVWMHPNDAKKRGLRHGDKIKVSSRRGEIISYVDTRGRNKCPEGLVFTTFFDAGQLANKLTLDATDPISKETDFKKCAVKVEKA, from the coding sequence ATGAATTTAAGTCGCCGAGACTTTATGAAAACCAATGCAGCCGTTGCCGCTGCGGCGGTTGCTGGATTAACCATTCCAGTAAAAAATGTGGAAGCCACACAGGATAACAGTATCAAATGGGACAAGGGTGTTTGCCGTTTCTGTGGTACAGGCTGTGGAGTATTAATTGGTACGCAAAATGGACGTGTTGTGGCATCACAAGGGGATCCTGATGCGGAAGTAAACCGTGGATTAAACTGTATTAAAGGTTACTTCTTACCAAAAATTATGTATGGAAAAGACCGTCTAACTCAGCCAATGTTACGTATGAAAGACGGTAAATATGATAAAAATGGTGATTTCACGCCAGTAACTTGGGATACCGCTTTCAAAACGATGAAAGAAAAATTCTTGGCGGCAATGAAAGAACGTGGACCGAATGGAGTGGGAATGTTCACCTCTGGGCAAAGCACCATTTTTGAAGGTTACGCGAAAGCCAAACTTTGGAAAGCCGGTTTCCGTTCTAATAATATTGATCCAAATGCGCGTCATTGTATGGCTTCTGCGGCGGTTGCATTTTTGCGTACCTTTGGTATTGATGAGCCGATGGGTTGCTATAACGATATTGAAGAAGCGGAAGCTTTCGTGTTATGGGGTTCAAATATGGCAGAAATGCACCCAATTTTATGGTCGCGTATTTCTGATCGCCGTTTATCTAATCCTGATGTTAAAGTGGCCGTGCTTTCTACCTTTGAGCATCGTAGTTTTGAACTTGCCGATAATGGAATGGTTTTCACACCACAATCAGATTTAGTGATCTTGAACTACATCATTAATTATTTAATTCAAAATGATGCCATTAATTGGGATTTCGTTAATAAACATACTAAATTTAAACGTGGTGAAACCGATATTGGTTATGGCTTGCGTGATAGCGATCCGCGCCAGAAAGCAGCAAAAAATGCTAATAGCGGTAAAATGTATGACAGTAACTTTGAAGAACTCAAAGCCCTTGTGTCTGAATATACCCTTGATAAAGCACACGAAATGTCAGGCGTACCAAAAGAGCAACTTGAAAGTTTGGCGCAGCTTTATGCCGATCCAAAACGCAAAATTGTTTCGTTCTGGACAATGGGCTTTAACCAACATACGCGTGGTGTGTGGGCAAACCACTTGATTTATAACATTCACTTATTAACTGGGAAAATCTCCATTCCGGGCTGTGGACCATTCTCATTAACCGGTCAGCCATCTGCTTGTGGTACCGCGCGTGAAGTAGGTACCTTTATCCACCGCTTACCCGCTGATATGGTGGTAACAAAACCTGAACATCGTGCTAAAGCAGAGAAAACGTGGAAAATTCCAGCAGGTGTGATCACCGATAAACTAGGCTATCACGCTGTGGCACAAAGCCGTGCATTAAAAGATGGCAAAATGCGTGTGTTATGGCAAATGTGTACTAACAATATGCAAGGTGGCCCAAATATCAATCAAGAAACTTTCCCGGGTTGGCGTAATCCTGAAAACTTTATCGTGGTTTCCGATCCCTATCCAACAGTCTCCGCATTAGCTGCAGATTTAATGTTACCAACCGCAATGTGGGTAGAAAAAGAAGGGGCTTACGGTAATGCCGAACGCCGCACACAAGTATGGCGTCAGCAAGTGAAAGCACCGGGTGAAGCAAAATCTGACTTATGGCAATTAGTAGAATTTTCAAAATACTTCACAACGGATGAAGTCTGGCCCGCTGACATTTTAGATGCAAATCCAGAATTTAAAGGCAAAACATTATATGAGGTGTTATACCGTAACGGTAATGTAGATAAATATTCTAATGCAGAGCTAAATGATCGCCTAAATGATGAAGCTTATGATTTTGGTTTCTACATTCAAAAAGGATTATTTGAAGAATATGCCTCTTTCGGTCGTGGACATGGGCATGATTTAGCAGATTATGATCTCTATCATAAAGCGCGTGGTTTACGTTGGCCTGTGGTTGATGGCAAAGAAACATTGTGGCGTTATCGTGAAGGCTATGATCCTTATGTCAAAGCTGGTGAAGGCGTAGCATTCTATGGTCAGCCTGACAAACGTGCCGTGATCTTAGCGGTTCCTTATGAGCCACCAGCGGAAGTGCCTGATGAAGAATATGATTTATGGTTATCTACGGGGCGTGTATTAGAACATTGGCATACTGGCACAATGACTCGCCGTGTTCCTGAATTACACCGTTCATTCCCGAATAACGTCGTTTGGATGCACCCAAATGATGCGAAAAAACGGGGATTACGTCACGGTGATAAGATCAAAGTGTCTTCACGTCGCGGTGAAATTATTTCTTATGTGGATACCCGTGGACGTAATAAATGTCCTGAAGGCTTAGTCTTTACCACTTTCTTTGATGCAGGTCAGCTTGCTAATAAACTTACGTTAGATGCAACCGATCCTATTTCTAAAGAAACGGACTTCAAAAAATGTGCCGTTAAAGTGGAAAAAGCTTAA
- the napG gene encoding ferredoxin-type protein NapG, translating into MKKLTQTPERRKFFKDAARTAGGLGGLGILLGLQQEQSLARQGVALRPPFALEDEKKFAAACIRCGQCVQACPYEMLHLASLLSPMEAGTPYFIAREKPCEMCEDIPCAKACPSGALDSTQDNINDARMGLSVLLDHETCLNWQGLRCDVCYRVCPLIDKAITLEMQRNDRTGKHALFIPTVHSDACTGCGKCEEACVLDEAAIKVLPLSLAKGMLGKHYRLGWQEKEKAGHSLAPEDMISLPVRKPEGR; encoded by the coding sequence ATGAAAAAATTAACCCAAACACCGGAACGCCGTAAATTTTTTAAAGACGCTGCTCGTACTGCGGGCGGATTAGGAGGTCTTGGCATTTTACTCGGACTTCAACAAGAGCAAAGCCTTGCACGTCAAGGCGTGGCATTACGTCCACCGTTTGCCCTTGAAGATGAGAAAAAATTCGCCGCTGCCTGTATTCGCTGCGGACAATGTGTGCAAGCCTGTCCTTATGAAATGTTACACCTTGCTTCCTTGCTTTCACCTATGGAAGCTGGCACACCTTACTTTATCGCACGGGAGAAACCTTGCGAAATGTGTGAAGATATTCCTTGTGCAAAAGCCTGTCCAAGTGGGGCGTTAGATTCTACACAGGATAATATTAATGACGCTCGAATGGGTTTATCGGTGTTGCTAGATCACGAAACTTGCTTAAATTGGCAAGGCTTACGCTGTGATGTGTGTTATCGCGTTTGTCCGCTTATTGACAAAGCGATCACGTTAGAAATGCAACGTAATGATCGCACGGGTAAACACGCATTATTTATCCCAACTGTGCATTCTGATGCTTGCACAGGTTGCGGAAAATGTGAAGAGGCCTGTGTACTGGACGAGGCGGCAATTAAAGTGTTACCTCTCTCTTTAGCAAAAGGAATGTTGGGTAAACATTATCGCTTAGGTTGGCAAGAAAAAGAAAAGGCTGGGCATTCTCTTGCCCCTGAGGATATGATTTCTTTACCTGTACGCAAACCGGAGGGGCGTTAA
- the napH gene encoding quinol dehydrogenase ferredoxin subunit NapH: MANSPKYAGREAREKLGLWRANRFLFWRRLTQLSILAMFLSGPWLGVWILRGNYSGSLFLDLIPMSDPLITAESLATGHLPNFTTLLGASIVIALYALLGSKIFCGWVCPLNLVTDSAAWLRRKLGIRQNAKIPRGLRYGILLMILIGSAMSGIMLWEWINPVSAFGRALIYGFGATTWLILAIFLFDLLIAEHGWCGHLCPIGATYGLIGAKSIARIKVIDRSRCDNCMDCYNVCPEPQVLRSPLHGKKDESLLVLSKDCISCGRCIDVCAENVFTFTTRFNHSGE, from the coding sequence ATGGCAAATTCACCGAAATATGCAGGAAGAGAAGCAAGAGAAAAGCTTGGTTTATGGCGTGCTAATCGCTTTTTGTTTTGGCGTCGTTTAACCCAGTTAAGCATTCTCGCAATGTTTCTAAGTGGCCCTTGGCTTGGTGTGTGGATTTTGCGTGGCAATTATAGTGGGAGTCTATTTTTAGATTTAATCCCAATGAGTGATCCCCTCATTACCGCAGAAAGCCTTGCAACAGGCCATTTACCAAACTTCACAACGCTACTTGGTGCGAGTATTGTGATCGCCCTTTATGCTTTGTTAGGGAGCAAAATATTTTGTGGCTGGGTTTGCCCGTTAAACCTTGTTACCGACAGTGCAGCTTGGTTAAGACGTAAATTAGGCATTCGGCAAAATGCCAAAATCCCACGTGGATTACGCTACGGTATTTTATTGATGATTCTTATCGGCAGTGCAATGAGTGGCATTATGTTGTGGGAATGGATCAACCCAGTGAGTGCATTTGGACGTGCGTTAATTTATGGCTTTGGTGCAACAACTTGGTTAATTTTAGCGATATTTTTATTTGATTTATTGATTGCAGAGCATGGCTGGTGTGGGCATTTATGCCCTATCGGGGCGACTTATGGCTTAATTGGTGCGAAAAGCATTGCGCGTATTAAAGTCATTGATCGCTCACGCTGTGATAATTGTATGGATTGCTACAATGTTTGCCCTGAGCCACAAGTGTTACGCAGCCCATTGCACGGCAAAAAAGATGAAAGCCTGCTCGTACTTTCTAAAGATTGTATCAGTTGCGGACGTTGCATTGATGTTTGTGCTGAAAATGTATTTACTTTTACCACTAGATTTAATCATTCGGGGGAATAA
- a CDS encoding nitrate reductase cytochrome c-type subunit encodes MIKKTLVILTALFATSVMAAEDKIDNYLQGAAEDVKPAFHNVPKQSELPALNYVNQPPTIPHSVKNYQVTKNVNQCLNCHSVEASRITGATRISPTHFMDRQGNIVGGETSPRRYFCLQCHVSQSDVEPIVPNEFKPMKGYGE; translated from the coding sequence ATGATTAAAAAAACCTTAGTAATTTTAACCGCACTTTTCGCCACCAGCGTAATGGCTGCGGAAGATAAAATTGACAACTATTTACAAGGGGCGGCAGAAGATGTGAAGCCAGCTTTCCACAATGTACCAAAACAAAGTGAGCTGCCAGCACTTAACTATGTCAATCAGCCACCAACAATTCCACATAGTGTGAAAAATTATCAAGTGACGAAAAATGTCAATCAGTGCTTAAACTGCCACAGTGTTGAAGCATCACGCATTACAGGGGCAACACGCATTAGCCCAACGCACTTTATGGATCGCCAAGGCAATATTGTCGGCGGTGAAACCTCACCAAGACGTTATTTCTGCTTGCAATGCCACGTTTCACAGTCGGATGTCGAGCCAATCGTGCCAAATGAATTTAAACCTATGAAAGGTTACGGAGAATAA
- a CDS encoding NapC/NirT family cytochrome c, giving the protein MIKKFWHWFRSPSRMAVGVLITLSFIAGILFWGGFNTALEHTNTEEFCSSCHMNDVVPEYRQSVHYMNRTGVKATCANCHLPHEFIPKWARKIKAATEVYAHLTGKVDTKEKFEAARLEMAEREWARMKANNSQECRNCHNFEAMDFTQQKTVAEKMHAMAIKEGKTCIDCHKGIAHHLPNMKDVRSGFLPEKAEGSKEH; this is encoded by the coding sequence TTGATCAAAAAGTTTTGGCATTGGTTTCGCTCACCGAGTCGTATGGCAGTCGGTGTTTTAATCACGTTATCGTTTATTGCTGGTATTCTCTTTTGGGGAGGATTTAACACCGCTCTTGAACATACCAATACGGAAGAATTCTGTTCAAGCTGTCATATGAATGATGTTGTACCAGAATATCGCCAATCTGTGCATTATATGAATCGCACAGGCGTGAAAGCTACTTGTGCGAACTGCCATTTACCGCACGAATTTATTCCTAAATGGGCAAGAAAAATCAAAGCAGCAACAGAAGTTTATGCACACCTTACAGGTAAAGTGGACACCAAAGAAAAATTTGAAGCTGCTCGTCTAGAAATGGCAGAACGTGAATGGGCAAGAATGAAAGCCAATAACTCACAAGAATGTCGCAACTGTCATAATTTTGAAGCAATGGATTTCACGCAACAAAAAACAGTGGCAGAGAAAATGCACGCGATGGCGATTAAAGAAGGGAAAACCTGTATTGATTGCCATAAAGGGATTGCTCACCACTTACCGAATATGAAAGACGTGAGATCAGGTTTCCTTCCAGAGAAAGCTGAAGGTAGCAAAGAACACTAA
- the pnp gene encoding polyribonucleotide nucleotidyltransferase, with protein sequence MNPIVKQFKYGQHTVTLETGAIARQATAAVMASMDDTSVFVTVVAKKEVKEGQDFFPLTVNYQERTYAAGRIPGGFFKREGRPSEGETLIARLIDRPIRPLFPEGFFNEIQIVATVVSVNPQISPDLVAMIGASAALTLSGVPFNGPIGAARVGFIDGQFVLNPTTSEQKQSRLDLVVAGTDKAVLMVESEADILTEEQMLAAVVFGHQQQQVVIEAIKEFAQEAGKPRWDWQPPAPDTALIDKVKALAESRLGDAYRITEKQSRYEQIDAIKADVVSQLTAEDESISEGKIVDIITALESQIVRSRILNGEPRIDGRTVDTVRALDICTGVLPRTHGSAIFTRGETQALAVATLGTERDAQIIDELTGEKTDHFLFHYNFPPYSVGETGMIGSPKRREIGHGRLAKRGVAAVMPSLSEFPYVVRVVSEITESNGSSSMASVCGASLALMDAGVPIKAAVAGIAMGLVKEDEKFVVLSDILGDEDHLGDMDFKVAGTREGVTALQMDIKIEGITPEIMQIALNQAKGARMHILGVMEQAIPAPREDISDFAPRIHTMKIDPKKIKDVIGKGGAVIRSLTEETGTSIDIDDDGTVKIAAVDNNAVKEVMARIEDITAEVEAGAIYQGKVTRLADFGAFVSLVGNKEGLVHISQIADERVEKVSDYLTVGQEVSVKVVEIDRQGRIRLTMKDIAPKQETSQSEEIVLDVSEQE encoded by the coding sequence GTGAATCCAATTGTTAAACAATTTAAATATGGTCAGCACACGGTAACCTTAGAAACCGGTGCAATTGCCCGTCAAGCCACGGCAGCAGTGATGGCGAGTATGGACGATACCAGCGTTTTCGTTACTGTGGTAGCGAAAAAAGAGGTTAAAGAAGGACAAGATTTCTTCCCATTAACGGTAAATTATCAAGAGCGTACTTATGCAGCGGGACGTATTCCAGGAGGATTTTTCAAACGTGAAGGCCGTCCATCAGAAGGCGAAACCTTAATTGCTCGTTTAATCGATCGTCCAATTCGTCCATTATTCCCTGAAGGCTTTTTCAACGAAATTCAAATCGTGGCAACCGTGGTTTCGGTAAATCCACAAATTAGCCCTGATTTAGTCGCGATGATAGGGGCTTCTGCGGCACTTACTCTTTCAGGCGTGCCATTTAACGGACCAATTGGTGCGGCGCGCGTTGGTTTTATTGATGGTCAATTTGTTTTAAACCCAACCACGAGCGAACAAAAACAAAGCCGTTTAGACTTAGTGGTAGCAGGCACTGATAAAGCCGTATTAATGGTGGAATCGGAAGCGGATATTTTAACCGAAGAACAAATGTTAGCCGCAGTGGTGTTCGGTCATCAACAGCAACAAGTGGTGATTGAAGCGATTAAAGAATTTGCTCAAGAAGCAGGTAAACCTCGTTGGGATTGGCAGCCTCCAGCACCAGATACCGCGTTGATTGATAAAGTGAAAGCATTAGCCGAAAGCCGTTTAGGCGATGCTTATCGTATTACCGAAAAACAATCACGTTATGAGCAAATTGATGCGATTAAAGCAGATGTTGTGAGCCAACTCACAGCGGAAGATGAAAGCATCAGCGAAGGAAAAATTGTTGATATTATTACCGCACTTGAAAGTCAAATCGTTCGTTCACGCATTTTAAATGGTGAGCCTCGTATTGACGGTCGTACCGTGGATACGGTGCGTGCGCTGGATATTTGTACCGGTGTATTACCACGTACACATGGTTCAGCGATTTTCACTCGTGGTGAAACTCAAGCGTTGGCAGTGGCAACCTTAGGTACAGAGCGTGATGCACAAATTATTGATGAATTAACCGGTGAAAAAACCGATCATTTCTTATTCCACTACAACTTCCCGCCATATTCTGTGGGTGAAACGGGTATGATCGGCTCACCAAAACGTCGTGAGATTGGTCACGGTCGCTTGGCAAAACGTGGGGTGGCTGCGGTAATGCCTAGTTTGAGCGAATTCCCCTATGTTGTTCGTGTTGTTTCTGAAATTACCGAATCAAATGGTTCTTCATCAATGGCTTCAGTATGTGGTGCATCATTAGCTTTAATGGATGCAGGTGTACCAATTAAAGCGGCGGTTGCGGGTATTGCAATGGGCTTAGTGAAAGAAGACGAAAAATTTGTCGTGCTTTCTGATATTTTAGGTGATGAAGATCACTTAGGTGATATGGACTTTAAAGTTGCAGGGACACGCGAAGGGGTAACTGCACTGCAAATGGATATCAAAATTGAAGGAATTACGCCTGAAATTATGCAAATTGCGCTTAATCAAGCGAAAGGGGCAAGAATGCACATTCTTGGTGTAATGGAACAAGCCATTCCCGCACCGCGTGAAGATATTTCAGATTTTGCACCGCGTATTCACACGATGAAAATCGATCCGAAGAAAATTAAAGATGTGATCGGTAAAGGTGGCGCTGTGATCCGCTCATTAACGGAAGAAACGGGTACCTCGATTGATATTGATGATGACGGTACAGTGAAAATCGCAGCCGTGGATAATAATGCGGTGAAAGAAGTAATGGCTCGCATTGAAGATATCACTGCGGAAGTGGAAGCAGGTGCAATCTATCAAGGTAAAGTAACTCGCCTTGCTGATTTCGGTGCATTTGTTTCATTAGTAGGCAATAAAGAAGGCTTAGTTCACATTTCACAAATTGCTGATGAACGTGTAGAGAAAGTAAGTGATTACTTGACTGTTGGTCAGGAAGTGAGCGTGAAAGTGGTTGAAATTGATCGTCAAGGTCGTATCCGTTTAACGATGAAAGATATTGCTCCAAAACAAGAAACAAGCCAATCAGAAGAGATTGTGCTTGACGTGAGCGAGCAAGAATAA
- the nlpI gene encoding lipoprotein NlpI: protein MQCNWRIKSFRLFSIWCFTLLLVGCVDSQPFMAKNKLLIATQTPNGHLEQEIMIARISQVLQIGGMDKKDRASLHFERGVLYDALGLWGLARYDFLQSLIFQPKNAALYDYLGVYQLINENYDEALEAFNVALEFNPKDEYSLFNRGLGFYYIARYPLAQQDFLQFYQQDQSDAYRALWLYLNELEINPKKAKQQLAQQAPALSQKQWGSYIVQYYLGQLSLAELQQQGREFAETQKIPYAEVLTETYFYLAKQQLNLGQKEKAENLFKLTIANQVYNFVEYRFAVLELAKLKRQQAK from the coding sequence ATGCAATGTAATTGGCGTATAAAATCTTTCAGGTTGTTTTCAATCTGGTGTTTTACGTTGTTACTTGTCGGCTGTGTAGATTCGCAACCATTTATGGCAAAAAATAAATTGCTCATTGCGACGCAGACACCAAATGGCCATCTTGAGCAAGAAATTATGATTGCTCGGATTAGCCAAGTATTACAAATTGGCGGAATGGATAAAAAAGATCGTGCTTCCTTACATTTTGAGCGAGGCGTGCTGTATGACGCTCTTGGTCTTTGGGGATTAGCACGTTATGACTTTTTGCAGTCTTTAATTTTTCAGCCAAAAAATGCCGCACTTTATGATTATTTAGGCGTCTATCAGCTTATTAATGAAAATTATGATGAGGCTTTAGAAGCGTTTAATGTGGCATTGGAATTTAATCCAAAAGATGAATATAGCTTATTCAATCGAGGTTTAGGTTTTTATTATATAGCGCGTTACCCACTTGCACAGCAGGACTTTTTGCAGTTTTATCAACAAGATCAAAGCGATGCTTACCGTGCATTATGGTTATACCTCAATGAACTAGAAATCAATCCTAAAAAGGCTAAACAGCAGTTAGCACAACAAGCCCCTGCACTCTCGCAAAAGCAGTGGGGCAGTTATATTGTGCAATATTATTTAGGTCAGTTATCGCTTGCAGAGCTACAACAGCAAGGGAGAGAATTTGCTGAAACGCAAAAAATCCCTTATGCCGAAGTATTGACCGAAACCTATTTTTATCTAGCAAAACAACAACTCAATTTGGGTCAAAAAGAAAAAGCAGAAAATCTGTTTAAACTGACCATAGCGAATCAGGTGTATAACTTTGTTGAGTATCGTTTTGCAGTGCTTGAATTGGCGAAATTAAAACGTCAGCAAGCAAAATAA